Proteins encoded in a region of the Elizabethkingia bruuniana genome:
- a CDS encoding alkaline phosphatase, with product MRKSVLMLMSFFIALTVFAQQKVKHVVLIGCDGFGAYALPEADMPNLKNLMKEGSWSLKARSVLPSSSAVNWASMIMGAGPTLHGYTEWNSAVPEIPSSDLTKEGMFPSIFSILKEQQPSLITALIYSWQGIDPLVQKGTTDIRIPAKDNDDFCTDSAVEVIKTKKPTLTFVHLDQPDGVGHDIGHRTPAYYEELKKVDARIGKIVQAVKDAGIANETVIIVTADHGGKDKGHGGKSLDEVQIPWVAYGKGVKKGQELKNTIITYDTGATIAWLLGLKAPESWRGLPVRQAFLTK from the coding sequence ATGAGAAAATCTGTTCTGATGTTGATGAGTTTTTTCATTGCATTGACAGTGTTTGCACAACAAAAAGTAAAACATGTAGTTCTTATCGGGTGCGATGGCTTTGGCGCCTATGCTTTGCCGGAAGCGGATATGCCCAACCTGAAAAATTTAATGAAAGAAGGTTCCTGGTCATTAAAAGCACGTTCTGTACTGCCTTCGTCCAGTGCTGTTAACTGGGCATCTATGATTATGGGAGCAGGTCCTACATTGCATGGCTATACCGAATGGAACAGTGCAGTTCCGGAGATTCCTTCCTCAGATCTTACAAAAGAAGGAATGTTTCCTTCCATTTTCAGTATACTAAAAGAGCAGCAACCTTCTTTGATAACAGCATTGATATACAGTTGGCAAGGGATTGATCCGTTAGTTCAGAAAGGAACAACAGATATAAGAATTCCTGCAAAAGATAATGACGATTTCTGTACAGATTCTGCTGTAGAAGTTATCAAAACTAAAAAACCAACATTAACATTTGTGCATTTAGATCAACCTGACGGAGTAGGGCATGATATAGGACATCGTACACCTGCTTATTATGAAGAATTAAAGAAGGTAGATGCGCGTATCGGAAAAATTGTACAGGCTGTTAAAGATGCAGGTATTGCCAACGAAACTGTAATTATTGTAACAGCCGATCATGGTGGTAAGGACAAGGGGCATGGCGGAAAATCTTTGGATGAGGTTCAGATTCCATGGGTTGCTTATGGTAAAGGAGTTAAAAAAGGACAGGAATTAAAAAATACAATTATCACTTACGATACAGGAGCTACTATTGCATGGCTGTTAGGATTAAAAGCACCGGAAAGTTGGAGAGGTCTTCCGGTAAGACAAGCTTTTCTTACTAAATAA
- the bioA gene encoding adenosylmethionine--8-amino-7-oxononanoate transaminase codes for MQQELIDRDRKVNWHPYTQMKTASHIPIVRGEGSYIYDADGKRYIDAVSSWWVTLHGHAHPYIAAKVSEQLQTLEQVIFAGFTHPNAIELSERLLTLLPDNQEKVFYTDNGSTAIEVALKMCLQFHYNRGEKKNKILAFRNGYHGDTFGAMSVSGRGLWTNPFGEQLFEVLFIDVPTKENLKEIKSYIDLHAREAACFVYEPLVQGAGGMLMHEAEALSELMQFCKSKEILLIQDEIFVGFGRTGKLFAVDHLSEIPDIMCFSKGLTGGTLPLGITTCTEEIYNAFYSDDKTKALFHGHSFTASPLACAAALASLDLLLLKDTQRNIERIVKQHKEFGEVLKKHPKVKEVRQAGTIFAMEWRINEETSYFSDMHEILYPYFLQRGILMRPLGNIIYLVPPYCTTKEDLEEIYHVILEALDIL; via the coding sequence ATGCAGCAAGAGTTAATAGATCGGGATCGTAAAGTGAACTGGCATCCTTATACCCAAATGAAAACTGCCAGCCATATTCCCATAGTAAGAGGTGAAGGTTCTTATATTTATGATGCGGACGGGAAGAGGTATATAGATGCTGTATCTTCTTGGTGGGTAACTCTTCATGGGCATGCACATCCTTATATCGCTGCAAAAGTATCCGAGCAGTTGCAAACTTTGGAGCAGGTGATTTTTGCAGGTTTTACCCATCCAAATGCTATTGAATTATCAGAAAGACTTCTGACATTGCTTCCGGATAACCAGGAGAAAGTATTTTATACAGATAATGGCTCCACAGCAATAGAAGTTGCTCTGAAAATGTGCCTGCAATTCCACTATAACCGCGGTGAAAAAAAGAATAAAATTCTTGCTTTCAGAAATGGCTATCATGGTGACACTTTCGGGGCTATGTCGGTAAGCGGACGCGGGTTGTGGACAAATCCTTTTGGTGAACAACTTTTTGAGGTTTTATTTATAGATGTTCCAACAAAAGAAAATCTGAAAGAAATAAAATCTTATATAGATCTGCATGCAAGGGAGGCAGCATGCTTTGTATATGAACCTTTGGTGCAGGGAGCTGGTGGAATGCTGATGCATGAAGCAGAAGCCCTTTCAGAACTGATGCAGTTTTGTAAATCCAAAGAAATTTTGTTGATACAGGATGAAATATTTGTAGGTTTTGGACGTACAGGAAAATTATTTGCTGTTGATCATCTGTCGGAAATTCCTGATATCATGTGTTTTTCAAAAGGGCTTACAGGCGGAACACTTCCTTTAGGGATAACGACCTGTACAGAAGAAATATATAATGCTTTTTATTCAGACGATAAAACAAAAGCATTATTTCACGGGCATTCATTTACGGCAAGCCCTTTAGCCTGTGCAGCAGCACTCGCCAGTCTGGACCTATTGCTGCTAAAAGATACGCAGCGGAATATAGAACGTATTGTCAAACAGCATAAGGAATTTGGAGAAGTATTAAAAAAACATCCAAAAGTAAAAGAGGTACGTCAGGCAGGGACAATCTTTGCTATGGAATGGAGAATAAATGAGGAGACTTCCTATTTCAGTGACATGCACGAGATATTATATCCTTATTTCTTGCAGCGCGGTATACTAATGCGTCCGTTAGGAAATATCATTTATCTGGTGCCTCCTTACTGTACTACTAAAGAAGATCTAGAAGAAATTTACCATGTTATTTTAGAGGCTCTGGATATATTATAA
- the bioB gene encoding biotin synthase BioB, whose amino-acid sequence MAKERTLRHDWTKEELLEIYNKPLMELIYEAATVHREWHKADEVQISTLLSVKTGGCPEDCSYCGQAARYHTDIKVQALLPTATVMAHAQKAKERGASRFCMAAAWREVRDNRDFDRIIDMVKGVNDLGLEVCCTLGMLSESQAKRLQEAGLYAYNHNLDTSEEYYDEIISTRKFDNRINTINNVRKAGITVCSGGIIGLGETHGDRVAMLRTLANMEIHPESVPVNALARVKGTPLENNPKVDIWEMVRMIATARIAMPASMVRLSAGRIEMTEADQAWCFMAGANSIFTGERETLLVTPNPGVSEDMQMLLNLGLKPMVKERETVCSKS is encoded by the coding sequence ATGGCTAAAGAAAGAACATTGCGTCACGACTGGACAAAAGAAGAGTTACTGGAGATTTATAATAAACCATTAATGGAGCTTATTTATGAAGCTGCAACGGTACATCGCGAATGGCATAAAGCAGATGAGGTACAGATATCAACATTGCTGTCAGTAAAAACAGGGGGCTGTCCTGAAGATTGTTCTTATTGTGGACAGGCAGCGCGATATCATACAGATATTAAAGTACAGGCACTTTTGCCTACCGCAACTGTAATGGCCCATGCACAAAAAGCAAAAGAAAGAGGAGCTTCCCGTTTCTGCATGGCAGCTGCATGGCGAGAAGTGAGAGATAACAGAGATTTCGACCGTATTATAGATATGGTAAAAGGGGTGAACGATCTGGGATTGGAAGTTTGCTGTACTTTAGGAATGCTTAGTGAGTCACAGGCTAAAAGACTACAGGAAGCAGGTCTATATGCTTACAATCATAATCTGGATACTTCGGAGGAATATTATGATGAGATTATTTCCACCCGAAAATTTGATAACCGTATCAATACGATAAACAATGTGCGAAAAGCAGGAATTACGGTATGCTCCGGTGGTATTATCGGCTTAGGCGAAACTCATGGAGACCGCGTGGCAATGCTGAGAACTTTGGCTAATATGGAGATACATCCCGAATCGGTTCCGGTAAATGCTTTGGCACGAGTAAAAGGAACACCGCTGGAAAATAATCCAAAAGTAGATATATGGGAAATGGTAAGAATGATTGCAACAGCTCGTATTGCAATGCCTGCCTCTATGGTACGCCTTAGTGCCGGACGTATAGAAATGACAGAAGCTGACCAGGCATGGTGTTTTATGGCCGGGGCTAATTCTATTTTTACCGGCGAGCGGGAAACTTTATTAGTAACTCCGAATCCGGGCGTATCGGAAGATATGCAGATGCTTCTGAATTTAGGGCTGAAGCCTATGGTTAAAGAAAGAGAAACAGTATGCAGCAAGAGTTAA
- the bioD gene encoding dethiobiotin synthase: MNTKYFITGIGTGVGKTITSAILRQYFQADYWKPVQSGDLDQSDSMLVRELTSDELRIHPERFRLQYPASPHQSAAMEGIEIKINDFQLPVAENILLVEGAGGLFVPLNHREFIIDLIEHFNIPVILVVRDYLGCINHTLLSLEVLKLRNIEVAYVVFNGNFVPETREVLLKHIPENSRIIELPEVNDLTRVSIQEVVDSIQRNLK, translated from the coding sequence ATGAATACTAAATATTTTATAACAGGAATTGGTACAGGAGTTGGCAAAACAATCACCTCTGCTATATTAAGGCAATACTTTCAAGCAGATTACTGGAAACCTGTACAGTCCGGAGATCTGGATCAGTCAGATAGTATGCTGGTGAGGGAATTGACCAGTGATGAATTGAGAATACATCCTGAGCGATTCCGTTTGCAATATCCGGCATCGCCACATCAGTCTGCGGCCATGGAAGGAATAGAGATAAAGATTAATGATTTTCAGTTACCTGTGGCAGAGAATATACTTTTGGTAGAAGGTGCTGGAGGGTTATTTGTTCCGCTAAACCACAGGGAATTTATAATTGACCTTATCGAACATTTTAATATCCCGGTTATTCTTGTCGTCAGAGATTATCTGGGTTGTATTAATCATACACTTCTTTCTCTGGAAGTACTAAAATTAAGGAATATCGAAGTTGCTTATGTTGTTTTCAACGGAAACTTTGTTCCGGAAACCAGAGAAGTCCTGCTGAAGCATATTCCGGAAAATTCAAGAATAATAGAGTTACCCGAGGTCAACGATCTTACAAGAGTATCGATTCAGGAAGTGGTTGACAGTATTCAGCGAAATTTAAAGTAA
- a CDS encoding aminotransferase class I/II-fold pyridoxal phosphate-dependent enzyme: MNQPEHWHKVLADRRENGNYRSLKIQEEGVDFFSNDYLGIAGNKAFQQHLLELLNINPELLSGATGSRLISGNSLVYVQAEEFIAKIHQLENALLFPSGYKANLALFSCIAGRNQTILIDELVHRSVYDGCALSYAQKKKFRHNDLNHLEYLLSRATGPVFIAVESLYSMDGDFAPLEEIVTLAERYGAWVIVDEAHTVGVFGKGLVHRHNLQNRVLATVITYGKAFGMQGAVVAGSSVLKEYLVNFASPFIYSTAMQGYQVQGIVEAYQFLETYPHLENELQNNIEYFRQHQIHSLSQSKSPVQIVQFPAVEKLCKATQELKQQKINTYPIFSPTVKTGSERLRITLHQFNSITEIDELARIIKNNL; encoded by the coding sequence ATGAATCAGCCGGAGCATTGGCATAAGGTATTAGCGGACAGGCGGGAAAATGGAAATTACCGCAGTCTGAAAATACAGGAAGAAGGTGTTGATTTTTTTTCCAATGATTATCTGGGAATTGCAGGTAACAAAGCTTTTCAGCAACATTTACTCGAATTGTTAAATATAAATCCGGAACTGCTTTCCGGAGCTACAGGATCACGATTGATTAGCGGTAACAGTCTTGTTTATGTACAAGCGGAAGAGTTTATTGCCAAAATCCATCAGTTAGAAAATGCCTTATTGTTTCCGTCAGGATACAAAGCGAATCTCGCATTGTTTTCCTGTATTGCAGGCAGGAATCAGACCATATTGATAGATGAGCTGGTACACCGTTCTGTATACGATGGTTGTGCTTTGTCTTATGCTCAGAAAAAGAAATTCAGACATAATGATCTAAATCATTTAGAGTATTTATTATCCCGTGCAACAGGACCCGTATTTATCGCTGTGGAAAGTCTGTATTCCATGGATGGAGACTTTGCTCCGCTAGAAGAAATTGTTACACTGGCAGAACGATATGGTGCCTGGGTAATTGTGGATGAAGCTCATACAGTAGGAGTATTTGGAAAAGGATTAGTTCACCGGCATAATTTACAGAACCGTGTTCTTGCTACAGTGATAACATATGGAAAAGCTTTTGGAATGCAAGGCGCAGTAGTAGCGGGGAGCAGTGTACTAAAAGAATACCTTGTCAATTTTGCTTCACCATTTATTTATTCCACTGCAATGCAGGGATATCAGGTACAGGGGATTGTTGAGGCTTATCAGTTTCTTGAGACTTATCCACATTTAGAAAATGAATTACAAAACAATATAGAATACTTTCGGCAACACCAGATTCATTCTTTGTCTCAAAGTAAGAGTCCTGTACAAATTGTACAATTCCCTGCTGTGGAAAAACTTTGTAAAGCCACACAAGAGCTAAAACAACAAAAGATAAATACTTATCCCATCTTTTCTCCCACGGTAAAAACTGGAAGCGAGCGTTTGCGGATTACACTGCATCAGTTCAATTCAATTACAGAAATAGATGAATTGGCCAGGATAATTAAAAATAATTTATGA
- a CDS encoding PLP-dependent aminotransferase family protein, giving the protein MSSPDQFLYKKIIYIDKKSSRPVYLQIVHQMINAIQRGYLMKGMKLLGTRNMSIILEVHRKTVIAAYEELDAQGWVETIPNKGTFVIESGSTKNINIKTPKRQDLATYPQQTGFSFRQSNLLDNPFEHSSCTYIFNDGVPDTRLSQIGNYSSFYSANLKRKSSYKKIGYYNTEGSEYFKEHLAQYLNLSRGLHISKNNLLITRSTEMSIYIISEILLSEGDMVVVGDPSYFAVNMIFQKSGAVIKTIPVDEEGIRTDLIEELCKKTKIRMLYLTPHHHYPTTVPLSAQRRIELLSLASQYGFAIVEDDYDFEFHYDNSAILPMASSDTDGMVIYVGSFGKSLAPGFRTGFIVAPENLMTEMRKYLGIIDRQGDIIMEQALGEMIAEGEINRHLKKSAKIYKERRDLFTNLLQEHLGGQIKFSIPSGGLAVWMEWQSPVNLFQLSAHCQQHDLFIPRTLLYQNKDFTALRLGYGHLEEDEMNKSLQILRQANESLKK; this is encoded by the coding sequence ATGAGTAGTCCGGATCAGTTTTTATATAAGAAAATAATCTATATAGATAAAAAATCGTCACGACCTGTATATTTACAGATTGTTCATCAGATGATCAATGCTATCCAGCGGGGCTATCTGATGAAAGGAATGAAATTACTGGGAACCAGAAATATGAGTATTATTCTGGAAGTGCACCGGAAAACGGTTATTGCCGCATATGAAGAACTGGATGCACAGGGATGGGTAGAGACAATTCCGAACAAAGGTACATTCGTCATTGAAAGCGGAAGCACCAAAAACATTAATATAAAGACGCCGAAAAGACAGGATCTTGCAACTTATCCACAACAGACAGGCTTTAGTTTTCGCCAAAGTAATCTTCTGGACAATCCTTTTGAACATTCGTCGTGTACTTATATTTTTAACGATGGTGTACCAGATACACGATTATCGCAGATTGGAAACTATTCCAGCTTTTACAGTGCGAATCTGAAGCGTAAAAGTAGTTATAAAAAAATAGGTTATTATAATACTGAAGGCAGCGAATACTTTAAAGAACATCTTGCTCAGTATCTTAACCTGAGCAGGGGTCTTCATATCAGTAAAAACAATCTTCTCATTACCAGAAGTACGGAAATGAGCATTTACATTATCTCTGAAATTCTTCTATCCGAAGGCGATATGGTCGTTGTAGGAGATCCCAGCTATTTTGCCGTAAATATGATCTTTCAGAAATCCGGCGCTGTTATTAAAACTATTCCGGTAGATGAGGAGGGCATTCGTACCGACCTTATAGAAGAGCTTTGTAAAAAGACCAAGATTAGAATGCTTTACCTTACGCCTCACCACCACTATCCGACTACAGTACCTCTTAGTGCCCAGCGACGTATTGAATTACTGTCTCTGGCTTCACAGTATGGTTTCGCCATTGTAGAGGATGACTATGATTTCGAATTTCATTATGACAATTCTGCGATATTGCCTATGGCCAGTTCGGATACCGATGGCATGGTAATCTATGTAGGTTCATTTGGTAAATCTCTGGCCCCGGGTTTCCGTACCGGTTTTATTGTAGCACCTGAAAACCTGATGACAGAAATGCGTAAATATCTGGGGATTATAGACAGACAAGGAGATATTATTATGGAACAGGCGTTGGGCGAAATGATTGCTGAAGGAGAAATTAACCGGCATCTGAAGAAATCTGCGAAAATATATAAAGAACGAAGAGACTTGTTCACGAACTTACTTCAGGAACATCTTGGAGGTCAGATAAAGTTCAGCATTCCTTCCGGCGGACTGGCGGTATGGATGGAATGGCAGTCACCAGTCAATCTCTTTCAGCTAAGTGCTCACTGCCAGCAACATGATCTTTTTATTCCCCGTACATTATTATATCAAAACAAAGACTTTACTGCTCTCAGATTGGGCTACGGCCATTTAGAAGAAGATGAAATGAATAAATCATTACAAATCCTTCGCCAAGCAAATGAGTCACTGAAGAAATAA
- a CDS encoding GLPGLI family protein — protein sequence MKKVLLLLLSVIIFPIHTKAQSIRFEYELSQIEDTLSKYPQKFNTALEITPSVKKFYDMDIYQHDSILVKKGGSGYMNTGFDQNLLKSKSDQINQTFHNIAYDDFYRLQSKDQFNWEITKEEKNEKGYQLQKAVTNFGGRKWTAWFTQNIPIPEGPYKFSGLPGLIVEIYDSQNHYHYELTKVTKLSKASETTNILERQRGKKPIDITLAIYQRLLLDHYIEPYKHLLSSESFSLYDVTIKKEYTKTQELREAKTNEQSRIKKYYNPLELDKAVTYPE from the coding sequence ATGAAAAAAGTATTACTACTCTTACTATCCGTTATTATTTTTCCTATACATACTAAAGCTCAGTCAATACGTTTTGAATATGAATTAAGTCAGATAGAAGATACACTAAGCAAGTACCCTCAAAAATTCAATACGGCCTTGGAAATAACACCAAGTGTAAAAAAGTTTTATGATATGGATATTTACCAACATGATTCTATTCTGGTCAAGAAAGGAGGAAGCGGATATATGAATACAGGTTTTGATCAGAACTTACTGAAATCAAAATCAGATCAAATCAACCAGACCTTTCACAATATCGCCTATGACGATTTTTATCGATTACAGTCTAAAGATCAGTTCAACTGGGAGATCACAAAAGAAGAAAAGAATGAGAAGGGATACCAATTACAAAAAGCTGTTACCAATTTCGGAGGGAGGAAATGGACAGCATGGTTCACACAGAATATTCCCATTCCCGAAGGCCCCTATAAGTTCAGCGGTCTACCTGGGCTGATTGTAGAAATATATGATTCTCAGAACCATTATCACTATGAACTAACCAAAGTAACGAAGCTTTCAAAAGCTTCAGAGACAACTAATATACTTGAGAGACAAAGAGGTAAAAAACCAATAGACATTACACTGGCTATTTATCAGAGACTATTATTAGACCACTATATCGAACCCTATAAACACTTGTTGAGTAGTGAAAGTTTCAGTCTTTATGACGTTACCATTAAAAAAGAATATACAAAAACACAAGAATTAAGAGAGGCGAAGACTAATGAACAAAGCAGAATAAAGAAATACTATAACCCTTTGGAGTTAGACAAAGCTGTTACTTATCCTGAATAA
- a CDS encoding chloride channel protein → MERKKVIIRHYFRLVLLSLLVGLICALLAFSLKHITEHLEEKLFSLAKEYNSLLFIVLPTIGITAIYFLRKYFFQNRKNKGITEIYKTLDQRKDHLPFFKIPSHYLNGFLTVIFGGSTGVEVSTVVATATVGNMAYERGFSAKMYKRELICAGVTAGVAILFGSPLAGWLFAMEVIARRINKSLAISCTASALIAGLFIFLFDSKPLLDISISGWKWSALPFFVILSLLGGILSVYFTVLVIRIKDFFSKIDNNFLRVNLGALIVGSMIFFLPVLYGDSYHGLKGILNQALHHKEVSMLLLLVLVFLKPVASSLTLGAGGDGGVFAPSIVSGALLGLLFALACNTYLHTDLILINFVLVGAAATLSASIYAPLTALFLVCSLVPNGYLLFFPLLLGSFVSKFFAQRLLPYNVYTYGMKAGK, encoded by the coding sequence ATGGAAAGAAAAAAGGTCATTATTCGACATTACTTCAGACTTGTATTATTATCATTGTTGGTGGGACTAATATGTGCATTGCTGGCTTTCTCTCTAAAGCATATTACTGAACATCTTGAAGAAAAACTTTTTTCTCTGGCAAAAGAGTATAACTCTTTATTATTTATTGTGCTACCTACTATTGGTATTACGGCAATTTATTTTCTTAGAAAATATTTTTTTCAGAACAGAAAAAATAAAGGGATTACAGAAATTTATAAAACACTGGATCAACGAAAAGATCATTTACCTTTTTTCAAAATACCATCTCATTATCTGAATGGTTTTCTTACGGTAATCTTCGGAGGTTCTACAGGTGTTGAGGTTTCCACTGTTGTTGCTACAGCGACTGTTGGTAATATGGCTTATGAACGAGGTTTTTCTGCAAAAATGTATAAACGCGAACTGATCTGTGCCGGAGTAACTGCCGGAGTAGCCATTTTGTTCGGGAGCCCACTGGCTGGTTGGTTATTTGCGATGGAAGTTATAGCCCGCAGGATCAATAAATCACTGGCAATAAGCTGCACAGCATCCGCTCTTATTGCAGGATTATTCATCTTTTTATTCGATAGTAAACCTTTACTGGATATTAGTATTAGTGGTTGGAAATGGTCGGCATTACCGTTTTTTGTGATACTAAGTTTACTGGGTGGGATTTTGTCAGTTTATTTTACCGTTTTGGTTATCCGTATCAAAGACTTTTTCTCAAAGATTGATAATAATTTTCTTCGCGTAAATCTGGGCGCTCTTATTGTGGGAAGTATGATTTTCTTTTTGCCTGTATTGTACGGTGATAGCTACCATGGACTTAAAGGTATTCTGAATCAGGCTTTACATCATAAAGAAGTATCCATGCTTTTACTTTTAGTTCTGGTATTTCTGAAGCCTGTAGCATCTTCTTTAACTCTTGGTGCTGGTGGCGATGGTGGTGTATTTGCACCGAGTATTGTTTCGGGTGCATTGCTGGGATTATTATTTGCTTTGGCATGTAATACTTACCTTCATACAGATCTTATTCTTATCAATTTTGTCTTGGTTGGGGCTGCAGCAACTTTGTCTGCATCAATCTATGCTCCATTAACAGCTCTTTTTCTGGTTTGCAGTTTAGTGCCTAATGGTTATTTATTATTTTTTCCTTTGCTGTTGGGAAGCTTTGTTTCGAAGTTTTTTGCACAGCGCTTACTACCTTACAATGTATATACTTATGGAATGAAAGCAGGTAAGTGA
- a CDS encoding MBL fold metallo-hydrolase has product MTEIHHLNCVRIVSPLHDNVCGHCLLIKENNKLILIDTGIGLLDTQNPVERIGQQLIDMVGYRFSEDMTVIRQIEGLGFDPKQVTDCIISHMDNDHIGGVADFPLATVHIGSEEYESFNSGNPRYLKLPMANQPAVKTYAEKTDEWYGFEARKIDVNTETEIYLIPLFGHTTGHCGIAIKANNKWIFYIADAYYLRAELSDSSHPVNELARMRAENDDLRLVSISKIRKLIEEHPEIEVFGYHDIEEFRRYTPETVH; this is encoded by the coding sequence ATGACCGAAATACACCACCTAAACTGTGTACGAATTGTTTCTCCACTTCATGATAATGTATGTGGACACTGTTTGCTTATAAAAGAAAACAACAAACTTATCCTTATTGATACAGGTATCGGGCTTTTGGACACACAAAATCCCGTGGAAAGAATAGGTCAGCAGCTTATTGATATGGTAGGTTATCGTTTTAGCGAAGATATGACTGTTATACGACAAATTGAAGGTTTGGGTTTTGATCCAAAACAGGTGACCGATTGTATTATATCTCATATGGATAACGATCATATTGGCGGTGTTGCCGATTTTCCTCTGGCAACTGTACATATAGGGTCTGAAGAATATGAAAGTTTTAATTCCGGAAATCCAAGATACCTGAAATTGCCAATGGCTAATCAACCAGCCGTTAAAACATATGCTGAAAAAACCGATGAATGGTATGGCTTTGAAGCACGAAAAATTGATGTAAATACCGAAACCGAAATTTACCTCATTCCTCTTTTTGGACATACTACAGGACATTGTGGTATTGCTATAAAAGCGAACAATAAATGGATATTTTACATTGCAGATGCTTATTATCTGAGAGCAGAGTTAAGCGACAGCAGTCATCCTGTAAATGAATTAGCCAGAATGCGTGCTGAAAATGATGACCTGCGTCTGGTGAGTATCAGCAAAATACGAAAGCTAATTGAAGAACATCCTGAAATTGAAGTATTTGGCTATCATGACATAGAAGAGTTCAGACGCTATACCCCTGAAACAGTACACTAA
- a CDS encoding nuclear transport factor 2 family protein: MSRKEHIIRSYINAYNQFDIPGMVANLHDNIIFKNIQDGETNLLLQGKKEFRQQAELTKTYFTERQQNIISVKHAEDQTEIEIDHYAVLATDMPNGLKKGNELKLTGKSIFKFSDDRIIELTDIS, translated from the coding sequence ATGAGCAGAAAAGAACATATTATCAGAAGTTATATTAATGCTTACAACCAGTTTGACATTCCCGGAATGGTAGCTAACCTCCACGACAATATTATTTTTAAAAATATTCAGGATGGGGAAACTAACCTGCTTTTACAAGGAAAAAAAGAGTTCAGACAACAGGCTGAACTTACTAAAACTTACTTCACCGAAAGACAACAAAATATCATATCTGTAAAACACGCCGAAGATCAAACTGAGATCGAAATAGATCACTACGCTGTTTTGGCTACAGATATGCCAAACGGATTAAAAAAAGGAAATGAACTCAAATTAACGGGCAAATCCATTTTTAAATTTTCAGATGACAGAATAATTGAACTAACAGATATAAGCTAA
- a CDS encoding glyoxalase/bleomycin resistance/dioxygenase family protein: protein MVRTETIIAVKNVSKSSQFYQKLLNCSSAHGGETFEILKDNDTVILCLHKWGEHDHPTMLEAEKENGNGLILFFRVSNINSILENAKILNAAIEKEIHYNENSLKNQFILRDPDNYYLIISE, encoded by the coding sequence ATGGTAAGAACAGAAACCATAATTGCCGTAAAAAATGTATCCAAAAGTTCACAGTTCTACCAGAAATTATTAAACTGTAGCAGCGCTCATGGTGGAGAAACTTTCGAAATACTAAAAGATAACGATACCGTAATCTTGTGTCTTCATAAATGGGGTGAGCATGACCACCCTACAATGCTGGAGGCAGAAAAAGAAAATGGCAACGGTCTTATTTTATTTTTCAGAGTCAGTAATATCAATAGCATCTTAGAAAACGCCAAAATTCTGAATGCAGCAATAGAAAAAGAAATTCATTACAATGAAAATTCTCTTAAAAATCAGTTTATTCTGAGGGATCCGGACAACTATTATCTTATTATTTCTGAATAA